In the genome of Lactuca sativa cultivar Salinas chromosome 3, Lsat_Salinas_v11, whole genome shotgun sequence, the window TCAAGATTGTTTTTCACGAGTGAGGAGTGACCCGAGTGAGTGTGTGCTCAAAATTGCTTCTCTACTCCCTTCCAGACGTTTCTTTTTCCTCAAAATTGCTTCTCCACAATCACACCTTCTTCTTGTCTTCATACAGAGGCTTCTAACGAATCGAAACGCTCAGAATACCAGTACCTCATTTGGGGATTTCAGCGAATTCTTGGCCTAAGTCGGATTCTCAAACTCTATTCAACATCAGGGTATGTTTCTTTTCAACTTCCGAAACATTTAATCGAGTTGAATCTTCCAGTTTCATTGAACATACCTCTCTCTGTAGTCTGTAGCTAAATTCTGAAAGTTCGATTTTTAATTCTAGTAAACGACACAAAAGAATCGAGGAAAACCAATGGCGCTAGTTTCGACAACAGGAAACGATGCCGCTGTGTTCAGCGAAGTTGACATGAGCTCTTCCGATTCTTCATCCACCGTTCGAGCAACTGTTATCCAGGCCTCCACCATCTTCTATGATACCCCTGCTACCCTCGGTTCGTTTCATTTCCTTAATCGCACACCAGTTCTTGCATGCATGTTTTCGATCGTTTATGTACTATGTTCATTAGCGTTCTTCAGATAATCTGTTTGCAAGCCTCTGTGTAATTGCAAGAAATCTTTTGGGTTcttaatggaaaaaaaaaaaaacatgaagttgaaACTCTTTATTTTGGTTAAGAAACTGCAGTATACATGATTTTATATTGCTGTAATTAACCCTATACCTCTAATATAATGTTACATATATAATTCTTTTCTACGTTCACAGCTGTGTTCAGTGATTAAAAAGTTGGGTTTTTAAATGTTAACACTTGTTTTTATATTAGTCAATAACTTAAAATTTGATCTATAATGATTTTATTTTTGAGATATATTTAAAACTTTTGCATATCCATCGGGAAGAAGGGGTTGGCTAAATGGACACACTCATTTTACCATTTAGACACCCTATATAATTTTTAAGGTATTTTTATTGGGTAAAATTacattgttttttgaaaaatataattaaaaataattaccTATTGGTTGACTTTTGATAAAGATGTCTATAAGGTGTCTTCATAGCAACACTCTTCCTATTAATGGGTAGCATGTTTAAACTACAAAGTTGTAATAAGAAAAAACAAAAGTAAGAAACTATAGTAAACAAATAAccgaaagtacattgctatttcttgcatttacagATAAAGCCGAAAGACTATTATCCGAAGCCGCATCATATGGGTCCCAGTTAGTTGTCTTTCCGGAAGCATTCATAGGCGGATACCCTCGAGGCTCAAATTTTGGGGTCACAATTGGAAACCGAACACTTAAGGGAAAAGAAGATTTTCGCAAATATCATGCTTCAGCCATTAATGTGCCTGGTAAAACCACATTATTATATATATAGACTTTGGCCACAATAGTTTCTTATGTTGGCAGGTTTGGTCCATGTGTAGAAAATAAATCACAAAAGCTCTTCCTACAGAAAATGTCTCTGCGCATTTTGTTTACAGAAACGGTCCATGTgtttaaaaaaattagaaaaatagtCCCTGCCTAATAGAAAATTTACAGATTACACCCCCCACAAAGCGGACATAAGTAGACTTCCTCTAGTTATCAAGAAATAGGATCGTACTTTTAttgtaattaatttttttttaatgtgaATAAGTTTTTGTTTGGATTATTTAGGTCCGGAAGTTGATCGATTGGGGGCAATGGCGGGGAAGTATAAAGTGTTTTTGGTGATGGGGGTTATAGAAAAAGACGGATATACCCTTTATTGTACGGTTTTGTTTTTTGATAATCAAGGAGGTTATCTTGGGAAGCATAGGAAGTTGATGCCAACGGCTTTGGAGAGGATAATTTGGGGATTTGGCGATGGGTCAACTGTGCCTGTTTTTGATACTCAAATTGGGAAAATTGGTGCGGCTATTTGTTGGGAGAATAAAATGCCATTGTTAAGGACTGCGATGTATGCTAAAGGTTCGATCTAGTCATCTACTTGCTAAATTTGCAGTAAATGCAAtaattacagttttggtccctgtagtttttattttacatgatttacatttttagtccctgtAGTTTTCAGTCGGGGAAACGAATGAACTACATGGTCTTGGTCTCTTTAGTTTAATTACACTTTTGGTCTCTATAGTTTATAGTTTGCGTtaattacagttttggtccctgtggtttacacTTTACACCGATGTGCAGTTTTGGTCCAAATTTTGAGTTTTTGACATGGTTGGTTTTTGTACGTTTATAGGAATTGAGATATACTGTGCACCAACAGCTGATTCAAGGGAAATTTGGCAAGCATCAATGACACATATTGCATTAGAAGGGGGGTGTTTTGTTTTATCTGCAAATCAATTTTGTAGAAGAAAAGATTATCCTCCTCCTCCAGAATATGTTTTTACTGGAACAGAAGAAGATCTTACACCAGAATCGGTTGTTTGTGCTGGTGGAAGTGTTATAATTTCACCATCAGGAACTGTTCTTGCGGGACCCAATTATGATGGGGAAGCACTTATTACAGCTGATTTAGGTATCCTACTTTTGGCTTTTAAAATGTTTTGCATGTTATATATGTTCTTCATGATTTAGATGATAAAATAAGGTGTCCATGTCATAAATGGGAACCATGTATCCTAATTTTAATTGGTTTGACCGGTTACATTGCTGATGTGGCGTCAAAGGGTGCTGACATGGCGCCCACATGGGTTTTATCTCAGGGTTTAGGACATTAAACGGAAATGAAATGAACTATTTCTTTTTTTTTGCCACATAAAGAGTTTAATACTAGAATAAACCTTAGCGCCATATGGATGCCACATCAACATGTTTCATCAGTGAAACTTGTTAAAATTGGGGAGAGTGACCTCAATGGAACAAAATTACAAGTTCAGTGATCAGAATAGTTCATTCCCTTTTTATGAAATTGACCCTAAAAAAAGGGAAAATTCCATAATAACCAGTGTAGTTTGGtttttttttgagtaaattacacgaatggtccttatggtttggggtaatttgcacgtttggtccctaacttattttttttataactcggaaggtccctacagtttgtttttgttgcacgtttggtccttgtcttacttaaaaaaactattttgcccttgattttttaatttatttaaataaacatactCCCAACCCCACTTCTACCTCATATtatcttaccttacctaccccatcttatttaaataaataaaaaaatcaagggcaaaatagtctttttaggtaagacaatgaccaaacgcgcaacaaaaaaacaaactgtagagaccttccaagttaaaaaaaaaataagttagggaccaaacatgcaaattaccccaaaccataagggCCATtcctgtaatttactcttttttttgTTCAGTTCAACAAccaaagagttttttttttttttttttttttttttctattttaaccaCTGAGAATTtgcttttatttaaaaaaacactACTTAAAACTTCAAATTCTATAAAAACAATGAGAGTTTAACCACCTGAAGGAATTTTTCTTTTCAATTTAACCATccaaagtttgattttttttgttttttttttttttgaacatctTTCACCGAAAAGATAATTTTTCGTTTGTTATTTGCAACTCACTAATGGAAAAAACAtagagggtttttttttttaaaaaaaatacaaactctTGGTGGTTAAACCAGAAAGAAAAAATTCTCAGtggttaaacaaaaaaaatccaaaCTACAGTGGTTTTTGTAGAATTCGGCCTATAAATTAAACAAGAGAGCTTAATAAtctctttgtttttttttcttgctaaaaaaaattcttcaaatttaagatttttattattattatgacatGTAAATGTTTAAAATTTGGTATAGATCTTGGAGAAATTGTGCGTGCAAAGTTTGATTTTGATGTGGTTGGACATTACGCAAGACCCGAAGTTCTTAGCTTGATTGTAAAGGATGATCCTGCAACACCCGTGTCTTTCACATCTGAAAAGACCGAAGGCTCTCAAAAATAATCGTCGCATTTGCAAAATTTATGTTTTCTTAACATTATGTAATTTGATTGCTACTTTTGTTTTCTTGAATCTAGCCATGTTGAATTGTGTATAGTTAGCTGCGTTTGTTGTACATGATGAATTTATTATTCATCAACCTGCGGATCTGCCCttgattttctttgaataaattaattaaacttctgatgttgatgggattgattagatttagggtttcatgattgATTTTCTTGGGTCTTGGCTTGAGCATGGTTTGCTTTGGTTTTTGCCTAATCGTTTCTACCCtcacaaaataaacaattttGTGAGGCTatcattgtaaaaaaaaaaaaaaaaaaaagtaaaaactcTTATTAGAAGGAGTTGGAACTTTTTGTTTACAAAATACCTttattttatgctttttaatAGTATTTTGTAAACAAATGTTCTAGTTGTTTATCTTTGTTTACATATGGTACTTATTTAGTTATTTTGATACAATATTgtcttttatataaaaaaacaaaaaaaaatattacctATGTATGACAATAACCCTGTATAGTAATAGCAAAGAGATCTACATATTATATCTTACAACTGGTGGAAACTTGGAAAGTTACTTGACATGACTATTAAGTTGGTATATTACATGTCCCGCGTGTAGATGTTACATGTTAAAATGcacatttaatttttatttttaaaaattaactcgtACGATTATTTGTTTGTTTTAAACTTACACGTTTCATTCCTATCTTGCATGAAATGAGTATCTTGCAAGGTTCTAAAAAGTTCGTCATGGTTTCGCTCATGGTGTGTCATGGCTCTAATGTTTGTACTTGCCACCAAGCTTTAACAAAATGTCGTTTTAAGacatatatatacaaaattgtcGTCTTAAGTAACGCCTTACAAACAACGTGGCGCGCCACAGCTTGAAAAAacttgaggcttgacattgccgccaagtcaTGCCTTATGTAATTTAGAACCTTGGTATTTTGTCCttaataacttttttttatcagttttaaattaaaaaataaataaaaataaaacaaatatcccTACCCCACCCCACCCGTTCTATTTCTCCCGTTTCTACAACAAGATTCGACCATAGCCACATGTTTCCATGGATTATCCACTACCACATATCACCGCTAGCACCTCCGGCACCACTACCTATCACCGCCAACACTTCACAACCTATTTTACCCACTATATTTCGAAGAGATAACGAGAGATAAATGTAAGGCTTCGATTATGATGGTGGAGCTCGGTTTGAAACCCTAGACAACGATAATGCATAGTGGCAGAGGGATAATAGCATTCAAGTGGTTTCTTAAAAAGATACTTGCAAATCTGATATCATTGACACATCACTGACACAACACAGAAGATGAAGAGGGAGGAGATGCAAACATATGTCGATGACGACTTCATCTCCGAAAACTAGCACAACATTGAAACCCTAGCACGTAAATCTCAAAACCCTAGCATACAAGTGGCAATGATGACCTCTTTCgctctccctccctccctccctctctctctctctttctctgtgTGTGTTTTTTcagtttttcttgaaaaataTAGTAAGTGTTATGCGGGGGCGGCTCCAGAGGTGCTGCCGCAGGCGCCAGCACCGATTGAAGTTGCCCACCCCGCTCCCGATCAAAAAGAgcatttatgtgtgtgtgtgttttgtgtttcTCTGCTCCGACTGGAACATATGATTTGTTGGTGGCATAAGGACCAGAAGTAGAACGAGGGAAGAAGGGTCATTGATGGTGTTTCTATGAGAAAAAAGAGGTGGTGGTCGACGATGATGGGTGGTGATGGTCTGGCGGTGATGATGATTTGTCAATCAAAGAATTTAGGGGAAAGAGGGTTTAAGAAGAAGGGTTATGATAAGGTGAGTGGGGTGGagtttttattttatgttgtattttgtaaatagttgtaagaaaagaaataaaaaaaatgtagaaTAGTCATTCCATGTCTCATAAGGGATGAAACTTGCAAATTTAAATTAAACGAATGATGACATGTCCAACTTTCAACAAAACAAGGGACAATCCACgttaattttgaaaaacattgACTAAAGGTGTGTTTTGGCAGGGTCAATTCATATAATTTACTTGCTaatattttttttgggttttaaaaaaataaaatttgctTGTAACACAAAAAGAGACCTGCTGAGTTTCCAAAACAACTCAGTTTTTTTAATAGTGTTTCCGGTTTTTGGTTTTGTTTCAATTTTATTTACTTGATGTTATATGAGGTATGTAATTGTATTGTTGTTCATATACTCAATAGATGTGGTATCTTCTCATGTCAAATGCATGAGCTTACATGTAATATAATTTACAAGGCAACTTATATATAAGACCCGGACCCGAGAGTGTCTCTAGAAAGATCAGAACACGACACTATACGATCACGTAAATCTTTGATCAATTTGTACCTTTCCATTTCATCTTCATACTCTTTCATCGTAGATGAacaagaaaaccctaaaactgtCTCTTCCAAACACTCATTCAAGTCTCCATTTCCGTTTCTCATGTCTAGTCCGAATTCCCACTCAATGCAATCTGAGTTACGCCCGACGACCTCGTCCCGTGTGCTTGTTATTTCATCATTTACTTCACCCTTGATGTTATCATACCATGACAAATCCCTAGTTCCCTCTACAAGGCTATTTCCGCCACTTATCCCTTCACCCTTTCTTCCCCTCTTAGTGGTGTTTTCATCTTCGCACTTGTTTACTTTGCTTTGA includes:
- the LOC111896404 gene encoding bifunctional nitrilase/nitrile hydratase NIT4A, whose protein sequence is MALVSTTGNDAAVFSEVDMSSSDSSSTVRATVIQASTIFYDTPATLDKAERLLSEAASYGSQLVVFPEAFIGGYPRGSNFGVTIGNRTLKGKEDFRKYHASAINVPGPEVDRLGAMAGKYKVFLVMGVIEKDGYTLYCTVLFFDNQGGYLGKHRKLMPTALERIIWGFGDGSTVPVFDTQIGKIGAAICWENKMPLLRTAMYAKGIEIYCAPTADSREIWQASMTHIALEGGCFVLSANQFCRRKDYPPPPEYVFTGTEEDLTPESVVCAGGSVIISPSGTVLAGPNYDGEALITADLDLGEIVRAKFDFDVVGHYARPEVLSLIVKDDPATPVSFTSEKTEGSQK